From Candidatus Afararchaeum irisae, a single genomic window includes:
- a CDS encoding glutathione S-transferase N-terminal domain-containing protein produces MRKLNEYGVDYDSRFVRPMHSYRNVVKRVANTRLIPVLVEADSGVVIAESDNIVQYLDDRYGGETNA; encoded by the coding sequence AGCTCAACGAGTACGGCGTCGACTACGACTCACGTTTCGTGAGACCCATGCACAGCTACAGAAACGTCGTTAAGAGAGTCGCCAACACGCGTCTCATCCCCGTGCTCGTCGAGGCGGATTCGGGAGTCGTGATAGCCGAGAGCGACAACATAGTACAGTACCTCGACGACAGGTACGGAGGTGAGACAAATGCTTGA
- a CDS encoding redoxin domain-containing protein: MLDFDVVELPETDRIEEGETAPDFTRPLVNDEYWEDTSLSEVVEESDDGVVVVFHPMDGSFPAIYIWNEIQERGWADEAEVVGVSISTPYEHIKFIDDNDLDARLFSDPSNEIAEEYGVVHDLDGMEGVEEPRPAVFVLDDEMTVEHAWVASEWPEFPDYDEVEESTSLSLSLPE, translated from the coding sequence ATGCTTGACTTCGACGTGGTCGAACTCCCCGAGACCGACAGGATAGAAGAAGGAGAGACTGCGCCCGACTTCACGCGTCCTCTCGTCAACGACGAGTACTGGGAGGACACCTCTTTGTCGGAGGTCGTCGAGGAGTCCGACGACGGCGTCGTGGTTGTCTTCCATCCGATGGACGGCTCGTTCCCCGCTATATACATCTGGAACGAGATCCAAGAGAGAGGCTGGGCAGACGAAGCCGAGGTCGTCGGTGTCTCGATCTCAACGCCGTACGAGCACATAAAGTTCATAGACGACAACGACCTCGACGCGCGTCTCTTCTCCGACCCTTCGAACGAGATCGCAGAGGAGTACGGCGTCGTACACGACCTCGACGGAATGGAAGGAGTAGAAGAGCCACGTCCAGCCGTCTTCGTCTTAGACGACGAGATGACTGTCGAGCACGCCTGGGTCGCGTCGGAGTGGCCCGAGTTCCCCGACTACGACGAGGTGGAGGAGTCTACGTCTCTGTCTCTATCTCTACCCGAGTGA